CATTTGTTTCATGTCGACTGTATTGTTAACTGGCTTCGTCGAAATCCTTCTTACCCAATTTGTCGAGTTCAATTATTTCATTTTAGTTGGTTTTAACCAGTTATAgatttaatatattatatgttattgaAGCAATCACTATTTGAAAATGTGTCTCAAAGTAATTCTTCACGTAGACAACAACTTTCTACTTAAATAATATTGTACATTTTAATAATCATGTTATTTATTatccaattaattttttttaatattacatcgtttctaaaaaatataaaatataacgtgcattgcacgtattttatacctagtatatatatatagctagacTAGAGGAATATAGGAAGGAAGCCATACGAAATTAGTGTGGTCACCAAAGAAATGACAGATAGGTCCCATCCCTGGCCCAAACCCTAGGGCCTTGAAGGAAGGATGATCTGATTCCCAGTTGGAGGTGTCCATGTGACAAACGACAATGGTTTCAACTCTGTCTCCCATTTGGACACTCAACGACACCTTGAAGAGCTTCCTGTATTCCATGGCCATGTTGTGGCAGACATACACAGCGTAAGGGAATTCCATAAGATGGCATGCCACCATCTTGGGGGTTACTATCTCTCTCAGATCATCCAAAACGGTGTAGTTTTGAAACATGGTGTTGGAATCATTGTAAATGGTTGTCGTGAGAAATTTGAAGCCGTGGCCCAAGCCGTCCAATCCGAGGATGCCACGTACGAACTCGAGCATGGAGTCAAAAGAAGTGGCACACATCCTTGTCTCTCCTTCTATGGGGTTAGACTCACAAAATTTGAGGGTGAACTCCATGGCTTTGGCTTGTGGTGAGCCTTGAGGGACTGAGAATAGGCTGAGAAAGTTGGGAAGTTGTTCTGAGGAGAATGGAATCGAGTTAGGATCTCCTAATAATACCTGTCTTATTCCTAGAAATGGAGGAGAAGGTTTCCTATTCTTTGGAAAATAGATGGGCTTTGTTAAACCCACTTTTAGGTCATTCAGGTTGAGAAAAACCGATTGTTGCATTATTGAACGGTCAAGATGAGTGTGTGATGACCATGATGGACCATGATCATCAACATCATGAACATTATGCATATGCATATGgccatgatgatgatgatgattttctTTGCTAGCACTTGGAATAAGTCTTTTTATATTATTTGAGCTGTATCGATCTCCATTCGTCTCTTGATCACATTCACTACTCCAAGAAAATAAGTACTGCAAAATCCATATATATACTCATATCAATATCGATCTTCAGGCCGGAACAGCTAAACACAATTACGTAATCGATCAAAGAAGTTAGTAGAAAAGATTATAATTAAGAAACCTCTATAATTAGATTTCATGTAGTACACAAATAGTGATGATATTTCATGAGCTAATAATGTtagagaaaagaataataataattaccAGGAAGACAAGAAACAACAGACACCAAGAAGCCAATCCCATATCCTTTAAGTATATATCTTTGGCAAATATATCAGATTTTCCACAACAGAATAATTATATGGTGAGAAGATAGATAAGTTGACCTAATTATTTATacatagagtttttttttttaatttatacatACTATATATAGAGATATAGTTGGTAAGCtgtcatattcggcctcatttaACTTTTATTAAAACAATAATAAGTAATTATAAACTTTATCTACACGTACTTCACATGTGTATAAAACATAATAAGGAAGAGCACTAAGTTTttcttaaataataaattaaataagttTGAATCGattttttaaatttcatttaataTTTGTAATCAAATACAATATTATATCGATGAGTACTCCAATCGAACCCATAAAGAGCAGAAACGTGAGATTCTTCTGTTTATAGCATCAGATTTAACATTtcttaactatttttttttaatttatatatgtttgtaggacCTAGTTGATTAGTTCAACCTCCAATCACATGTTTACCACCGTAACATTTCTAAATGAACATAACAACAACTTCTTCTTTAACATAATGAACCTAGGCTTCTTCAATCCCAATTCCATTTCATCTTAGAAAAAGCCTCAAACATTTATTACAGACTAGAAAATAAAGAATTTGAATGACGATACTTTTCGTGTATAAACCTTTTGGTATTCTTCCCAATGATTTTGTTTTATGATATAGGGATGTTTGGTTTTTGTTTTTCCGTCTCCCCTTTGATTATTTGCTCACTTTTAAGTATATTGGATTGTCTTTTTCGTTTAGAATCTTTCTACAGTGGTAGTGTAATCTCATTCTCTcccattcactacaagaaaaaatgttaTTGATAATTATGAAAAAGTGTTATAAAAGACAGTTTATAACACTTTACCCAATGTTAACATAGCTCATGCTATTAAAAGTCTGAACATTTTTATATAACCATTTTCAAGTGTTATCAATAGTGTTTCAATTGACTATAAAGTTTTTCTTTGTTACAAAATACATACACTATCTATTTATCAAGCTTATAAATATTTTGTCAAGAGTCAAACATTATTCAATTATAAAATGTTACATTATGTCACAACCCGAGCCCTAGgttattgtaacaccctactcctttagagccattactaagtgggtttaaaatgtgcaattaactcgctaaacgaggttttaataataaaagtgtgattaaaccagaatCAAGGCTGTAGTTTTTTCAAAATcccttaattcattgaaaatttaaagtgtcttacatttgggatcccaacacatggtttataaaatatttacaactcaaaaacaggtttacagataattaaccatcaaactatagtttaatacagccatttctcaaaaacacccccaaccaaagtagtcgggcaggccaaacatgtacgcgccgcccccacgctctccgtactcatggctggttgactttctctttgcccttacctgcaacacagagcactcgtgagccgaagcccagcaagaaaactcatacagcaaaTAACACACGCATAATATATAACCATTATGTCAGATAAATCCACAGATTAACAGATAGTccaacatattaaacatatacgaccatgccgtcccagaagcattatcaaagcctgggatcttggttctcaccgtaaggatatcccatgtatccattggggactcaccctaactataagcactccatgtgctaagtgttattcccggccccactgccgttctcggccttctccgttctcggcccctcgctgttctcggctccttgccgttcccggccccttcgtcgttcattccactataaccacatatagcataccTAAACCGCACTCAAgcatacaatctggggccatgccctgctctacgggtgttacagttttcttacctgtatcccgagctttccgatgtaCCAacgtcacgagcacggtcctctaacccgagcctctccgaaatcctagtcacaacacacaagaagtactctttaatactaaccaatccaaaaccacctctcGGGACTAATCTCATACTCTCGGGattcccaaattcctaaaacaatgtattggaaacatcccccgagccccaggaacaaatgcccaaaaatgcaaaattccctgtcctgaaaatagcctagcgccacgGCGCTACCCTCAAGGGCCACGACgtc
The Humulus lupulus chromosome 6, drHumLupu1.1, whole genome shotgun sequence DNA segment above includes these coding regions:
- the LOC133784653 gene encoding BURP domain protein USPL1-like, whose protein sequence is MGLASWCLLFLVFLYLFSWSSECDQETNGDRYSSNNIKRLIPSASKENHHHHHGHMHMHNVHDVDDHGPSWSSHTHLDRSIMQQSVFLNLNDLKVGLTKPIYFPKNRKPSPPFLGIRQVLLGDPNSIPFSSEQLPNFLSLFSVPQGSPQAKAMEFTLKFCESNPIEGETRMCATSFDSMLEFVRGILGLDGLGHGFKFLTTTIYNDSNTMFQNYTVLDDLREIVTPKMVACHLMEFPYAVYVCHNMAMEYRKLFKVSLSVQMGDRVETIVVCHMDTSNWESDHPSFKALGFGPGMGPICHFFGDHTNFVWLPSYIPLV